The sequence below is a genomic window from Microbacterium sp. SORGH_AS_0888.
CCGACGGCCACATCGAGCAGTGGCCCTTCGACACCTACACGGCGACGAGCCTCATCGTGGCGGCGGCGGACACGAACGGCAACGGCGTCGCGGAGGCGCTGCCGACTGCCGTCGTCGCGGAGGGCCGCGTGCCCGGATGGAACATCCGGGCGACGACCTTCGACGCCGGCGACCCCGTGCAGGTCGACGGCGAGACCGTGACGCCGAGGGGCATCGTGCTCACGGCATCCCGGTCCGCCTCGACCGTCGCCTTCGGGATCGTGCTGCTCTCGCTCATGGTCGTCATCCCGGTCCTCGTGCTCCTGGTCGCGACGGCGGCCTTCCGCGGCAGACGCAAGGTCGAGGCGACGCTCACGAGCTGGATCGGCGCGATGCTGTTCGCCACTCTGCCGCTGCGCAACTTCCTGCCCGGTGCGCCGCCGATCGGATCGTGGATCGACTACCTGATCGTGCTGTGGGTGATGGTGGGGCTCGTCGCCGGCCTCGCGCTGTTCGTCACGGCGTGGCTGCGACGTGCGCCGCTCGGCGACCCGCCGACATCCCAGCGCTCCGCCGCGCCCGACCGACGTCCCTGACGTCGGGGCCGCCCTCCGACGCGCCGTCCGGACCCTCGGGTGACGCAATGTGACGACCGGTGACGCCGTGTGTCGTCCCGAGTCGCGCCATCCGCGTGGGATGGATACGTTAGCCGCCGATGCGGCAGAGCGCCGCCGGAAGGGGTCAGGATGGCGCAGCGCATCATTCTCAACGCGTTCGAGATGAGCTGCGTCACGCATCAGGCTCCGGGACTCTGGCGCCACCCCGACAACCGCGCCGACGAGTACAACCGGCTGGAGTACTGGATCGAGCTCGCCAAGCTCCTGGAGCGGGGCACCTTCGACGCGGTGTTCCTCGCCGACGTCGTCGGCGTCTACGACGTGTATCGAGACTCGGCCGCCCCGGCGCTCCGGGATGCCGCGCAGATCCCGGTGGGCGATCCGCTGCTGCAGATCCCCGCGATGGCTGCAGCGACCTCGCACCTCGGCTTCGGTGTCACGATCGCCTCGACGTACTCGCAGCCCTACGCGCTGGCCCGCACCCTCTCGACCCTCGACCACTTCACGGGCGGCCGGATCGGCTGGAACGTCGTCACGAGCTATCTCAACAGCGCCGCGCGCAACCTCGGACTCGGCGACCAGATCGCCCACGACGACCGCTACGGCATCGCCGACGAGTTCCTCGACGTGACCTACAAGCTGTGGGAGGGGTCGTGGGAGGACGCCGCCGTGCGTCGCGACCGTGAGGCCGGCGTGTTCACCGACCCCGAGCTCGTGCACCCCATCGACCACCACGGCGAGCACTTCGACGTTCCGGGCATCCATCTCGCCGAGCCCTCACCGCAGCGGACGCCGGTGATCTTCCAGGCCGGCGCCTCGCCGCGCGGGCAGGAGTTCGCGGCGCGCCATGGTGAGGCGATCTTCATCAACGGCCTGACCCCCGAGCTCACGCGACGCACGACCGACGCGATCCGGGACAAGGCCGATGCGGCGGGTCGTCCGCGCGCGAGCGTCAAGATCCTGACCCTCGCGACCGTCATCGTCGCCGAGACCGACGAGGCGGCGCAGGAGAAGTACGCCGACTACCGTCGCTACGTCTCGATCGAGGGCGCGCTGGCCCTCTACGGCGGCTGGTCCGGCGTCGACCTGTCCGCGCTCGATCCCGACGAGCCGCTCGCCTACGTCGACACGGATGCCGCCCGCTCGGCGCTGTCGATCTTCACCAAGGCCGACCCGACCCGGCAGTGGACACCCCGCGAGATCGCCGAGTACGTCGGGATCGGCGGGATCGGCGCGGTCATCGTCGGCAGTCCCGCCACGGTGGCCGATGAGCTCGAACGATGGGTCGAGGTGGGCGGCGTCGACGGCTTCAACCTCGCCTACGTCGTCACGCCCGGGACGTTCGCGGACATCGTCGACCTGCTGGTCCCGGAGCTCCGCCGCCGCGGCCGTGTCTGGGACGAGTATCCCGAGGGCACGCTCCGTGACCGGCTCTCCGGAAGCTCCGCGGTGCCGGACTGGCACCCCGCCGCCCGGTATCGCGGTGCCTACGCCGGCGCGCGCAGCGCCGCCGACGGCAACGCCTCGCTCGTGACCGCTTGACCCCGCCCGACCCGTTCACAACTCAGGCTCTTTCGCCTTCCACGGCCCCGGACGCCCGCCGAGCCCCGGTTCTGCCTGAGTTGTGAACCACCCCGAAGGAGACCCCATGCCCACCCAGACCCTTCCGCGCACCCACTGGTCCGGTGTCGCCTCGGACGAGGAGCTCGCCCGCTGGGACGCCGTCGCGACCCGTGTGGCCGACACCCTCCGCACCGACGCGCTGGACCGCGACCGGGCCAACGCGCAGCCCTTCGCCGAGGCGCGGCTGCTGCAGGAGTCCGGTCTGACGACACTGCTGGACCCCGCCGAGTACGGGGGCGGCGGCGGTCACTGGGAGTCGGCGTTCCGCGCCGTGCGCGTCATCGGCCGCACCGACGCGTCGATCGCACAGCTGCTCGGATACCACTACGTCAACGAGGCCAACATCGCCCTGGTGGCGCCGGCCGGGGAGCGTGAGCGGTGGTTCCGTGCCACGATCGCGGGTCGCTGGGTGTGGGGCGACTCGGTCAACCCCGTCGACCCCAACCTGACCCTCACGGACACGGGCGAGGGATTCCGCCTCGACGGCTTCAAGCGCTTCTCCACCGGTTCCGGTGTCGGGGAGGCGCTGCTGGTCAACGCGGTCGTCGCCGGCGGCGAGCACGACGGCGAGCTGGCCTACCTCGTGCTGCCCTACGGCCACCCCGGCGTCGAGCTGGTCGACGACTGGGACAACCTCGGTCAGCGGCTGTCAGCGAGCAACACCGTGCGCTACCACGGTGCGCAGGTCGGGCCCGAGCACGTGCTCGGCTTCGGCACGGACGAGCCGATCCAGAGCTACGTCACCCCGGCGATCCAGCTCGTGTTCGGCAACCTGTACCTCGGCATCGCCCAGGGCGCGCTCGCCCAGGCGCGTGAGCTGACGAACGCCCGGCCGAACTCCTGGTTCCTCTCCGGCGTCGAGCGCTACCGGGACGACCCCTTCGTGCAGCGGCTCTACGGCGAGCTGGTGGCCCAGGTCGCCGCCGTCGAAGCCCTCGCGGACAGCGTGAACCGTGCGTACGACCGTTCGATCGGGAAGGGCGATGCGGTCACCTCCGACGATCGCGCCGAGCTCGCGCAGCGCATCGCGCAGCTGAAGGTCGTCTCCTCCGACACCGCGATCGACGTGTCGAACCGGGTGTTCGAGGCCACCGGCTCCAGCTCGACCGCCTCGAAGGTCGGACTCGACCTCCACTGGCGCAACGCGCGCACCCACTCCCTCCACGACCCGGTCGACTACAAGAAGCTCGAGGTCGGGGCGCACTTCCTCACCGGCGTCGTCCAGCCGATCTCCCTCTACACCTGAACCCGGAAGACGAGCACATCATGACCGACTTCACCGACACGCTGTTCAGCCGGCTGCCGGACGACATCGTCGAGCGGTTCCGTCCGGTGCTCGAGCGCATCTCGCTCGGAACCGTCGATCGGGAGGTGAACCGCGTCCTTCCCGCGGCGGAGCTCGCGCTGCTGCGGGAGGCGGGGCTGCCGCTCGCGCGTCTGCCGCGCGAGGAGGGCGGGCTCGGGCTCGACTGGCCCACGTTCGGGCGACTTCTGATCGCCGTCGCCGCGGCCGACAGCAACCTCCCGCAGATCCTGCGCGGTCACATCGCGCTCGTCGAGCAGGTGCTCACGGTACCGGATGCCGCCTTCCGCCGCCGGTGGACCGACAGGATCGTGGGCGGCGAGATCGCGGGGAACTCGTGGAGCGAGCCGAGCGGCTCGACGACGGCACGCTCCTCGACCGAGCTCGTCGCGGACCCGGACGGCACGCTCCGGATCACCGGACGCAAGTTCTACACCACCGGCAGCATCTTCGCGGAGTGGACCGACACGGTCGCGCACCGGCTCTCGGACGACACCGAGGTCACGGCCCTCGTGCGGCTCGATCAGCCCGGCGTCGAGGTCCGCGACGACTGGGACGGGTTCGGTCAGAAGCTGACCGGCACCGGCACGATCGTGTTCGACGGCGCCGTCGTCGAGCCCGGCGACGTGCTTCCGGTCGCGGAGCGTTTCGGCTATCAGACGGCGCTGTACCAGTTCCTGCTGCTGGCCGTGCTCGCCGGCGTCGCCCACGCGGCGGTCGAGGACTTCGCCCGCGCCGTGCGCGAGCGCAGCCGCGTCTTCAGCCACGGCAATGCCGCCCTCGCCCGCGATGACTCCCAGATCCAGGCGCTCATCGGCGAGCAGGCCGCATCCGCGTTCGCCGTCGAGGCGACCGTGGTCGCCTCCGCCGATGCCCTGGAGGAGGCCTATCGCGCCGCGCTCGCCTGGCGGGAGGCGCCGGGTGACGAGCGCCGCGCCGAGGCCGCGCGGCGGGCGGCCGGCTTCGCCGAGATCCGCACGGCTCAGGCGCAGTCGTTCGCGACCGCCGCCGTGCAGCAGCTCACGAGCCGGCTGTTCGACGCGCTCGCGGCCTCCGCGACGTCGACCGCCAAGGCGCTGGACCGGCACTGGCGCAACGCCCGGACGGTCTCCAGCCACAACCCGGTGCTCTTCAAGAACCGGTGGGTGGGGGAGTGGGTCCTCAGCGACGCGCTGCCGCAGCCGCTCTGGGGCATCGGGGTCGACGCGACGCGGGCTCCCGCGACGTCCTGACCGCCCCGCGCGGGGGGCAGGAAGCTCGCGGACTCAGCTCTCGGCGTGCCGATCGAGGAACGCGTACACCTCGTTGTCGTCCACACCGGGGAACGCCCCCCGCGGCAGCGGGGAGAACATCTGCATGTGCACGCGGGCGCTCGGCCAGGACTTGTCCTTCCAGCGGTCCGCGGCATCCCCCGCGGGACGGCGGCAGCACGACTCGTCGGGACAGGTGGACACGGCGCGCTTGCTCGTCTCCCGGCCGCGGAACCACCGCGCATCGTCGAACGGCACGCCGACGGTGATCGAGAACTCGCCGTCGGCGGTCGTGCCGGTCTGTGACGAGCACCAGTAGGTGCCGCTCGGCGTGTCCGTGTACTGGTAGTGCTCGGTCGTGCGGTTCTGCTCCTCGAACGCGGAGCGCGACGCGAACCAGCGGCAGACGATCTGCCCCTCGACCGCGCCCGTGACATCCATCGGCAGCGGCAGCTCGTCGTTCTCGTAGACCCGCGAGATGGCACCCGAGCCGTCGACGCGCAGGAAGTGCAGGGGGATGTCGAAGTGCTGGGTGAGCAGGTTCGTCAGCCGCATGCCCGCCGCCTCGTGCGTGACCCCGAAGGCGTCGCGGAAGTCCTCGACGGCGAGATCGCGCTCCTTCTTCGCCTGTGCGAGGAACGCGACCGCGTTCGTCTCCGGCATCAGGCAGCAGGCGGCGTAGTAGTTGATCTCGAGGCGCTGCTGCAGGAACTCGCCGTAGTCCGCGGGCGGGCGATGCCCGAGCAGCCGGTGCGCCATGGCCTGCAGCGCCATGGAGCGCAGTCCGTGCCCGCCGGGGATGGAGGCGGGCGGCAGGTAGATGCGGCCGTTCTCGAGGTCGGTGATCGAGCGGGTCGAGTGGGGCAGGTCGTTCACGTAGATGAGCTCGAACCCGAGCTGCGACGCCATGACGCTGACGCTGCGGTGCGTCAGCGCACCGCTCGTGTGCCCCGCCGACTTGAGCTGCTTCTCCGCGAGCCGCTCGATCTCGGGCAGGTAGTTGTTGCGGGCGCGCATCCCGAGCCGGAGCTCGGTGTTCGCCCGACGCGCCTCCTCGGGTGTCGCGATGGCCTCGCGCTCGCGCCGCTGCAGTTCGCGGTGCAGTCCGAGGATCGACTCGAGCGTCTCGTCGCTGATCCCCTTCGAGACCTTGACGGCCGGCACGCCCAGCCGGCGGAAGACCTGGCTCGACTGCGCGCGCTCGAGCTCGATCTCCAGCGCCGCGCGCCGGTTCGGCGGCTCGGCGGAGAGGAGCTGCGAGAGCTCGATTCCGGTCGCGGCGGCGATCTCCTGGAGCAGTGAGAGCTTCGGCTCGCGCTTGCCGTTCTCGATCAGGCTGAGGTGCGATCCCGCGACCCCGACCTGTGCCCCGAGCTCGTCGAGGGTCATGTTCTTCGCGAGCCGGAAGTGCCGGATGCGGTGACCGAGCGTCGTGAGTTCGAGCGTCCCCTGGGGCATTCCTTGAGCATAGCGAAAGAATGCGGAGATTTTCACGCTTACGTCGGGAGAAGAGGGGCCTGGAGGGAGCGATAGTGGGAGAGAACTGAGGTTCTGAACGACCAGACCCCGAGAAGGAGCGACCATGGCCATCGCCGACATCGTCACCCGCACGCAGACCGGACCGAGCCGGAGCCTGCCGGCGACGTACGGCGAACGCCCCGCCATCGACGGTCCGGGCATGGCGGCCCTCGTCGAGTGGGTCGAAGGGATCGCCGCCCTCACGCAGCCGGATCACATCCACTGGGTCGACGGCTCGCGGGCGGAGAACGAGTACCTGCTGCGCGAGATGGTCGACGAGGGCAAGCT
It includes:
- a CDS encoding acyl-CoA dehydrogenase family protein — translated: MPTQTLPRTHWSGVASDEELARWDAVATRVADTLRTDALDRDRANAQPFAEARLLQESGLTTLLDPAEYGGGGGHWESAFRAVRVIGRTDASIAQLLGYHYVNEANIALVAPAGERERWFRATIAGRWVWGDSVNPVDPNLTLTDTGEGFRLDGFKRFSTGSGVGEALLVNAVVAGGEHDGELAYLVLPYGHPGVELVDDWDNLGQRLSASNTVRYHGAQVGPEHVLGFGTDEPIQSYVTPAIQLVFGNLYLGIAQGALAQARELTNARPNSWFLSGVERYRDDPFVQRLYGELVAQVAAVEALADSVNRAYDRSIGKGDAVTSDDRAELAQRIAQLKVVSSDTAIDVSNRVFEATGSSSTASKVGLDLHWRNARTHSLHDPVDYKKLEVGAHFLTGVVQPISLYT
- a CDS encoding DUF4436 family protein; amino-acid sequence: MTTPAPPRTSRRRTAVTVGVIVVVAALVYGVVVALYAIGSRVTTPTEPDVAQGSVVVRLSADSVNASGNRITVSLLPTAGPGYVDDSGIISDKSFSLLVSGTDGSRAIDYPAEQLISSTEVHLVTDGHIEQWPFDTYTATSLIVAAADTNGNGVAEALPTAVVAEGRVPGWNIRATTFDAGDPVQVDGETVTPRGIVLTASRSASTVAFGIVLLSLMVVIPVLVLLVATAAFRGRRKVEATLTSWIGAMLFATLPLRNFLPGAPPIGSWIDYLIVLWVMVGLVAGLALFVTAWLRRAPLGDPPTSQRSAAPDRRP
- a CDS encoding LLM class flavin-dependent oxidoreductase, translated to MAQRIILNAFEMSCVTHQAPGLWRHPDNRADEYNRLEYWIELAKLLERGTFDAVFLADVVGVYDVYRDSAAPALRDAAQIPVGDPLLQIPAMAAATSHLGFGVTIASTYSQPYALARTLSTLDHFTGGRIGWNVVTSYLNSAARNLGLGDQIAHDDRYGIADEFLDVTYKLWEGSWEDAAVRRDREAGVFTDPELVHPIDHHGEHFDVPGIHLAEPSPQRTPVIFQAGASPRGQEFAARHGEAIFINGLTPELTRRTTDAIRDKADAAGRPRASVKILTLATVIVAETDEAAQEKYADYRRYVSIEGALALYGGWSGVDLSALDPDEPLAYVDTDAARSALSIFTKADPTRQWTPREIAEYVGIGGIGAVIVGSPATVADELERWVEVGGVDGFNLAYVVTPGTFADIVDLLVPELRRRGRVWDEYPEGTLRDRLSGSSAVPDWHPAARYRGAYAGARSAADGNASLVTA
- a CDS encoding monooxygenase; this translates as MTDFTDTLFSRLPDDIVERFRPVLERISLGTVDREVNRVLPAAELALLREAGLPLARLPREEGGLGLDWPTFGRLLIAVAAADSNLPQILRGHIALVEQVLTVPDAAFRRRWTDRIVGGEIAGNSWSEPSGSTTARSSTELVADPDGTLRITGRKFYTTGSIFAEWTDTVAHRLSDDTEVTALVRLDQPGVEVRDDWDGFGQKLTGTGTIVFDGAVVEPGDVLPVAERFGYQTALYQFLLLAVLAGVAHAAVEDFARAVRERSRVFSHGNAALARDDSQIQALIGEQAASAFAVEATVVASADALEEAYRAALAWREAPGDERRAEAARRAAGFAEIRTAQAQSFATAAVQQLTSRLFDALAASATSTAKALDRHWRNARTVSSHNPVLFKNRWVGEWVLSDALPQPLWGIGVDATRAPATS
- a CDS encoding XRE family transcriptional regulator, coding for MPQGTLELTTLGHRIRHFRLAKNMTLDELGAQVGVAGSHLSLIENGKREPKLSLLQEIAAATGIELSQLLSAEPPNRRAALEIELERAQSSQVFRRLGVPAVKVSKGISDETLESILGLHRELQRREREAIATPEEARRANTELRLGMRARNNYLPEIERLAEKQLKSAGHTSGALTHRSVSVMASQLGFELIYVNDLPHSTRSITDLENGRIYLPPASIPGGHGLRSMALQAMAHRLLGHRPPADYGEFLQQRLEINYYAACCLMPETNAVAFLAQAKKERDLAVEDFRDAFGVTHEAAGMRLTNLLTQHFDIPLHFLRVDGSGAISRVYENDELPLPMDVTGAVEGQIVCRWFASRSAFEEQNRTTEHYQYTDTPSGTYWCSSQTGTTADGEFSITVGVPFDDARWFRGRETSKRAVSTCPDESCCRRPAGDAADRWKDKSWPSARVHMQMFSPLPRGAFPGVDDNEVYAFLDRHAES